From Gossypium raimondii isolate GPD5lz chromosome 11, ASM2569854v1, whole genome shotgun sequence:
aatttttaaacaatgaaattttttccataaaatatAGCATACTAAAATAAATACACATGATCAATTTGTGTATCATATGGGTACAAAAACTAATTgcgtataaaattatatacgtTTAATGCAActcatgaaatttaataaaaaataatacttctaacaaaaacataaaaataataacacatgaatattaaaataaaataaattattatcatGTATACGGTCAACGGAAAAGAACAAATTTCTCAAATTGAATTGAGATGATGACATGtgtctaatttaattatttttaaattttaaatatgtgtgAAGGATACATGGCATTATCTTAATTTTACTTCTGAATTTTTTCTCACAGCTATTTTGTTTTCAAGTAGACTTTTAATTATAGAGTGAAGTAAATATGATATgaggttaattttgaaaattgaattgcgatcaatttttttaaaaattattttgggaaGTGTAATTTAAGTTggtcttagtgttatttaagttgGATCCGATCAATATGTTGGATTGGTTGGATTGTGAATTTATTAGTATACCGATTGGGATATAGGAGTTGAACTAGCCTCTAAGCAAACTGTTTGGAACTAATAAAAAATCAggacaaaaaattaattgttaaactaattttatgaatttttaattatttatttaattattattgaccCATCAGGAACTAATAGTATGACTAATTAGACTattgatttgattattaaaataatggtTGGTCTACGAACCTTCATGTTGTGTTCATTAagatttatttatctttttttggtCTAAAGAATGGAGTACACGGGTGGTTATTAGAAATAATGATGGGTAAGTAATGGAAGAATGCagtcatttaaataaaaatttacttgatTCATTTGCAGTTAAAGCCCAAATTAGCCTTCATGTGATTCAGTGTATGGTAGAAATGGATTTCAAATTTGTCAAAATGGAAGAAGATTCACTGTCGACCATCAACAAGTTCACCTCAAGATTATATTTGGGATGCTAAATTATTCCTAATATATTTTCATGATGTGGATTTTAGCATGTTCAAAGAAATAGCAACATAGTAGCACACCGTCTTGCAAAAGAGGGGTTTTAGAGATCAGAAAGTACCTTTTGGGTTGAAGAAGTTTCCTCGTCAGTGGTGGGTTAACCCCCAGATCGAGCAGCTTCAAGAATGGATAATTTCACCGCCTCGCTTTGCTGTATGTTAATACCGATTCATAATTCAATGATAGGTCTTTGGAAGATTTTGGGGTTTGACGAAGACGCTAGACTAATtcaaagaaatggaaaagtggaTGGGGGAGAGAGAAAGTTTTAGACAATTTGAGACTAATAACCAACTTCAGTTATTATGATGCATTGTAATCGTTTTTTCTCGCCACCAATCCTCTCTTTATTAATGGATTTACTTATTCTAAAGATTAGGGAATTAATTGgttgaatcaattaaatttgattaatcgATCTAATTTGGTTGAAGATCAGTTAATGACTTTTTAGAAGTTCGATTATcgttaatttagtttaaaatcaggtaattaatcaaattaatcgaACATAATAATTACTAATACAAATTATAGGTAGTTTTAattgttcaaataaatattaccaatttttttatatgatttatatttgttttaaccaaaaataaaaaatatataaattttgattaattcaattaatcaatcgAATTAACCAAGTATTTCGATTCggttatttttttgaaaaatagattaaaaattcGGTTAATACTAGTATAGTTCAGTTAACCGTTTGAACACTACTAAAGGCCTTAAGTCATTCCTACGTGTCCATTGCTTTCTTTTTATATGGTTAAGTTTCAATTTTGATccttctatttttaaaaatatatataacaatgtttaaattttagtttttatatttataccatgcttaaaattgagatttaatcactatactttaatttttatttaatttggtacctCAATTTTTAACgtcattagttagtctaaatattttatactaattaaaacatTGAGTGAATTTTAAGACTTTTTAACaccgttaaaattttctactaaatttaaactcattacaatgtttttttttttttgtggctACCaagtcaattttttaatttcaaaattttcactccAAATGagtttaacaaaagaattttaaaaatattgacaaCTAAAcctaaatttctaaatttaaaagtaaaataaataaatttctcaaaataaacatataaaaactaTACATGCAGAATAAAATAAGTAATCCAACTATAGAAGTTAAATGTAGAAAGAATTTTGTAtcatgtaaaaaatatttttatggtagtaaattgaaaatttcaagcATCAAAGTCAACGTGAAAACCAAAGTTAAGAATGAAATTGagggaaaaaaaacttaaaaaccataTTAAACATTCAACATTAAAGTTAAAGTTAAGTAAGACAGCATATTTAGGGAAAAGAATTCCTCAAACCAACATACGGGTCGGGGCATTTGAACGCATATTTTATCACCATCGAGACGGGGTAAAAAGACCAACTAACAAAAAAGCGTCGTTTCCTTCAACAGCtcttccccttccccttcccctttCACCTAACCCCGTCccctcctttttcttcttcaaacgAATGTTTTTGCCTACCCCTTACTGTAAACCAGAGCCGCCCTCTTTCTCGCTCGCGTTGTCCCTCACCCAAAACCCGACCCATGGCATCCATCTCCAACGCTTTCTCCCTTTCTCTCCCTTCCAACCGCATTACCAACTCCTCATCTGACTTCAACCCCATCACCTCCGCCCTTTCCCTACGGGTTAATAAACCCGCCAAGGTTTCTCTATTCGGTTCGGATTCCGGTGAGTTCAGTCCGGGACGAGTTGCTGTGTCGAAACCGAGTGGAATCGGGGGGAGGATTTGCGCCAATGCAACTCGGGTGATGGATCGACCAGTTGGTGAAAAGAGCTCCGGAGCTCCCACTATTGTCGAGGTGGATTTGGGAAATCGGAGCTACCCAATCTACATTGGGTCCGGATTGCTTGATCAACCTGAACTTCTTCAAAAGTTAGTTGATTCATTTCACTAAGATTAGTTTTTAGATTTTCGCAAAGATCGTCGTATTTAGTGTTAATGGGTTGTCGTTTCGATAGGCATGTTCATGGGAAGAAAGTTATTGTGGTAACTAATACTACAATTGCTCCTTTATATTTGGATAAAGTCGTTGAGGCCTTAACAAAAGGAAACCCCGCTGTTTCTGTGGAATATGTGATTTTACCTGATGGAGAGAAGTTCAAAGATATGGTAGGTTTtccatattgttttttttttttaaattaacattttgGTTTTGAGGTATTATTGTTGATAAAACTCAATGGAAGTAATAGCAATGGTTGTGCTGTTGTGCTTATAGGACACTCTCATGAAAGTTTTTGACAAGGCCATTGAGTCGCGATTGGACAGGAGATGTACCTTTGTCGCCCTTGGAGGTGGTGTCATCGGTGACATGTGTGGGTTCGCTGCTGCCTCTTTTCTTCGCGGTGTTAATTTTATTCAGATTCCTACTACTGTTATGGCACAGGTCTTTTGATTCTGATGGATCATTTATATAGAATCGTCACATTGTGCGCAAACGTTTCATGTTTCTTGTTATTACACACAGGTGGATTCTTCGGTTGGGGGAAAAACTGGCATAAACCATCCTCTTGGGAAGAACTTGATTGGTGCTTTCTACCAACCTCAATGTGTGCTCATAGACACAGACACATTGGACACCTTGCCAGATAGGGAACTGGCATCAGGTCTTGCGGAGGTTATAAAATACGGGCTCATCAGAGATGCTGAGTTTTTTGAGTGGCAGGAAAAAGATATGGAGAAACTGATTGCAAGGTATGCAAAACTTATCAAAAGAACCGTAGCTGAACATTAGAATAAGTTGtaacttcttttgaaatctgAAACTGAGAGGACTTTTGATAACAACTGAAATTCAAAAAGGTGGTTGTCAATTTTCTGTTTGAAGCTTTTAGGGACATGCATTTTTTATCCTTAACTTTTGTGCTTTAGTATTGTGGATTCTTATGCCTCTCTTGTCTACTACAACAATATATCATATACCAGTACTGTGGTACTTTCCTCATTATTGCAAGGTATATTTCTTCAAGCCTATATGCAATCTGGTGTTGTTAATTATAGGAATCCGAATGCGATGGCTTATGCTATAAAGCGATCATGTGAAAATAAGGCTGAGGTTGTGTCATTAGATGAGAAGGAGAGTGGGTTGAGGGATACACTGAACTTGGGTCATACATCTGGTCATGTAAGTTTCTTATTTGTGCTACTGCTTATATTTACTGTTTAGCATGAGGACAAGGAATGTTTCATGAGTACATTGGTAAGCTTGATTTTTTGCTTTTGAGTGTAACTTTCTGAATTGAAGTTTTATAAAGTATCCTTGAGCTTATTTGGAATTTTATGTTGTGACTGCATGACTTGAAATACCCAGAAGGTAATTGTAAAATGGCTGTAAAACATTACAAAATTGAAGTTACCGGCAACTTGAAATTCAGAAGTGTTAAACTGTAACTAttataatctttttcttttagattGTTGGGTGGGTGGGATTTTGTgtttatttgga
This genomic window contains:
- the LOC105803683 gene encoding 3-dehydroquinate synthase, chloroplastic translates to MASISNAFSLSLPSNRITNSSSDFNPITSALSLRVNKPAKVSLFGSDSGEFSPGRVAVSKPSGIGGRICANATRVMDRPVGEKSSGAPTIVEVDLGNRSYPIYIGSGLLDQPELLQKHVHGKKVIVVTNTTIAPLYLDKVVEALTKGNPAVSVEYVILPDGEKFKDMDTLMKVFDKAIESRLDRRCTFVALGGGVIGDMCGFAAASFLRGVNFIQIPTTVMAQVDSSVGGKTGINHPLGKNLIGAFYQPQCVLIDTDTLDTLPDRELASGLAEVIKYGLIRDAEFFEWQEKDMEKLIARNPNAMAYAIKRSCENKAEVVSLDEKESGLRDTLNLGHTSGHAIETGFGYGQWLHGEAVAAGTVMAVDMSYRLGWIDSSIVKRVDDILLRAKLPTASPETMTVEMFKSVMAVDKKVADGLLRLILLKGLLGNCVFTGEYDRKALDDTLSAFCKS